From the Bdellovibrio sp. ArHS genome, one window contains:
- a CDS encoding 2Fe-2S iron-sulfur cluster-binding protein, whose amino-acid sequence MPLISFKKNRAALTVPTGANLMKSLLDAGLPVASSCDGDGVCAKCKIVIVAGKENLTPENEIEAFLRETKDLPSDVRISCQTQVLGDITVDATYW is encoded by the coding sequence ATGCCTTTGATTTCGTTTAAAAAAAATCGCGCGGCTTTGACGGTGCCCACCGGCGCAAATCTGATGAAGTCTCTTCTTGATGCAGGCCTCCCCGTAGCCTCTAGTTGTGATGGCGACGGCGTTTGCGCGAAGTGCAAAATCGTGATTGTCGCTGGGAAAGAAAATCTGACGCCTGAAAATGAAATCGAAGCCTTCTTACGCGAAACCAAAGATCTGCCTTCCGACGTTCGCATCAGCTGTCAAACTCAAGTTCTTGGCGATATCACTGTGGACGCCACATATTGGTGA
- a CDS encoding tRNA (guanine-N7)-methyltransferase yields MTSPVPRRRINITKDLPNQNAYTLALNGEYAQVAFDELRAPLNKGLWRSDVFKAEPTLPMDVEVGTGNGTYFAHHAKTHPQRLLVGLELKYKPLVQSIRRAVSAGCKNAAICRYHAFNIDELFSEGEIDDVYIHFPDPWTSPKKPKNRFVCKQNLDVLHRLQKPGSFINFKTDSLTYFLWAMDEIRQSSYKIIFETQDLHNSEMKDQNFETAFEKIFLREGIKINFVRLQKV; encoded by the coding sequence ATGACAAGTCCGGTTCCACGTAGAAGAATTAATATCACTAAAGATTTACCAAACCAAAATGCGTATACTTTGGCCTTAAATGGCGAATACGCTCAGGTGGCTTTTGATGAGCTTCGTGCGCCATTGAATAAGGGTCTGTGGCGTTCGGACGTTTTCAAAGCTGAGCCGACTTTGCCGATGGATGTCGAGGTCGGCACTGGAAACGGTACTTACTTTGCCCATCACGCCAAAACTCATCCACAGCGCCTATTGGTGGGTTTAGAGCTTAAGTACAAACCTCTGGTACAATCAATTCGTCGAGCAGTAAGCGCGGGTTGTAAGAATGCGGCGATCTGTCGTTACCATGCCTTCAATATCGACGAACTTTTTTCAGAAGGCGAAATCGATGACGTCTATATCCATTTTCCAGACCCTTGGACTTCGCCGAAGAAGCCCAAAAATCGTTTTGTCTGTAAGCAGAATCTGGACGTTTTACATCGTTTGCAAAAGCCAGGCTCCTTTATCAATTTTAAAACGGATTCTTTGACCTATTTTTTGTGGGCCATGGATGAAATTCGCCAGTCCTCTTACAAGATCATTTTTGAGACTCAAGATTTGCATAACTCAGAGATGAAAGATCAAAATTTCGAAACGGCTTTCGAAAAAATCTTTTTGCGCGAGGGGATCAAGATCAACTTCGTGCGTCTGCAGAAAGTTTAA
- a CDS encoding diguanylate cyclase, with amino-acid sequence MSFENSSKQPKSRRILVIDDDKDSLEILLEPLRWEGYDARGVTTEKEAHSLIESWVPQVVILDWMAPSMAGLRFLKNIRERLNHVSCVFVSENSSTEAIIEALDSGADDYIVKPFVPLELLARIRTQLRIRDLHEQLLYANEKLKELVDTDDLTGLYNMRSLYQRLDFELERGRRFHRDVCVVMMDMDYFKTVNDGHDHLFGSYVLSEVGKIIRANTRNIDIPARYGGDEFLVVLTETNHEGAMYFCERLRENIQKTTFRNGEDSIKLTASVGFAITIPGENISARELVRRADHALYDAKRGGRNMVCYYKPDEAPVVELKSAAQKRRKAAG; translated from the coding sequence ATGAGTTTTGAAAACAGCTCCAAACAACCTAAAAGTCGCCGCATTCTAGTAATCGACGACGATAAAGACAGCTTAGAGATTCTTTTGGAACCTCTGAGATGGGAAGGCTATGACGCTCGCGGTGTCACGACTGAAAAAGAGGCGCATAGTCTTATCGAGTCTTGGGTGCCTCAAGTGGTCATTCTGGACTGGATGGCGCCTTCAATGGCGGGCTTAAGATTTCTTAAAAATATCCGCGAAAGACTGAATCATGTGTCCTGTGTTTTCGTTTCCGAGAACTCAAGCACCGAAGCCATTATCGAAGCCTTGGATTCGGGGGCGGACGACTACATCGTCAAACCCTTTGTACCTTTGGAACTTTTGGCCCGTATTCGCACCCAGCTTCGAATCCGCGATCTTCACGAACAACTTCTTTATGCGAACGAAAAGCTGAAAGAGCTTGTCGACACGGATGACTTAACCGGCCTGTATAACATGCGCTCCCTTTATCAACGCCTCGATTTCGAATTGGAGCGCGGTCGTCGATTTCATCGTGATGTCTGCGTTGTGATGATGGATATGGACTATTTTAAAACCGTGAATGATGGACATGATCATCTGTTCGGAAGTTACGTTCTTTCTGAAGTAGGTAAAATCATTCGCGCCAACACTCGTAACATTGATATTCCGGCCCGCTATGGCGGTGACGAATTCCTGGTGGTTTTGACGGAGACCAATCACGAAGGGGCTATGTACTTCTGTGAACGTCTGCGTGAAAACATTCAGAAAACGACCTTCCGCAATGGCGAAGACTCCATTAAATTAACGGCCTCGGTGGGATTTGCCATCACCATCCCGGGGGAAAACATCAGTGCCCGCGAACTGGTTCGCCGTGCCGACCATGCTCTTTATGATGCCAAACGCGGGGGGCGCAATATGGTTTGTTATTACAAGCCCGACGAGGCCCCGGTTGTCGAGCTGAAGTCCGCTGCCCAAAAACGCCGAAAAGCAGCAGGATAG
- a CDS encoding cation diffusion facilitator family transporter, whose protein sequence is MASDVLSDSSNKIRNRAAWVSAIASLLIFGLKVGAYRITGSSAVLSDALESIVNVIASVVALYVVRFASQPADHEHPYGHGKAESFSSAFEGGLIFFAAIMIILESAKALIYQEPTQQLEVGLLVVAVAALLNLALGFYLKHVGKTHHSEALRASGAHVMSDVLTTAGVMVGLGLVLLTDIKWIDPVVAILVGLQLAFSGYKIVRESLGVLMDEQDEEILRDLTKELDSSREPGVIDIHHLRIIRSGRFHHVDAHMVIPEYFDILKAHDLVHRYEERVVGAYKFDGELAFHLDPCKKSYCRVCDVLTCPIRQEPYQSLRAFTVKSLTDGPRPTNQGAYDKSGST, encoded by the coding sequence ATGGCGTCAGATGTTCTTTCGGATTCTTCCAATAAAATTAGAAATCGAGCTGCATGGGTTTCGGCCATTGCGAGTCTATTAATTTTCGGTCTTAAAGTCGGCGCCTATCGTATCACTGGGTCATCCGCAGTTTTGTCTGATGCGCTTGAAAGCATTGTGAATGTTATTGCCTCTGTTGTGGCTCTTTACGTTGTGCGCTTTGCTTCACAACCCGCCGATCACGAACATCCCTATGGACATGGTAAAGCGGAATCCTTCAGTTCCGCGTTTGAGGGTGGCTTAATCTTTTTCGCCGCCATCATGATCATTCTTGAAAGTGCGAAGGCGCTTATATACCAGGAACCCACGCAACAGCTAGAAGTGGGTTTGTTGGTTGTCGCGGTTGCGGCTCTTTTGAATCTGGCTTTGGGATTTTATCTTAAGCATGTTGGTAAAACTCATCACTCGGAAGCCCTTCGCGCCAGTGGGGCGCACGTCATGTCCGACGTTCTGACGACGGCGGGAGTAATGGTCGGTCTGGGGCTTGTGCTTCTTACCGATATTAAATGGATTGACCCTGTCGTGGCCATTTTGGTCGGACTTCAACTGGCGTTTTCGGGATATAAAATTGTCAGAGAGTCATTGGGCGTGCTGATGGACGAACAGGACGAAGAGATTTTGCGAGATCTGACGAAGGAGCTGGATTCTAGTCGAGAACCCGGTGTCATTGATATTCATCATCTTAGAATCATTCGTTCGGGGCGATTTCATCATGTCGACGCTCATATGGTGATCCCGGAGTACTTTGACATTTTAAAAGCTCATGATCTTGTGCATCGCTACGAAGAGCGCGTTGTTGGTGCTTACAAGTTTGATGGAGAGCTCGCTTTTCACTTAGACCCGTGTAAAAAATCCTACTGCCGTGTTTGTGACGTTCTGACCTGTCCCATCCGACAAGAGCCTTATCAGAGTCTGCGTGCATTCACTGTGAAAAGCTTGACCGATGGCCCTCGTCCGACTAATCAAGGGGCCTATGACAAGTCCGGTTCCACGTAG